One window of Xanthocytophaga agilis genomic DNA carries:
- a CDS encoding DUF2306 domain-containing protein, whose amino-acid sequence MKKLLFLIICLFALLIGTYPIIYVFVDHKNTFLNSKSSEVLGNIVWKSAFFAHIIFGGISLFIGWRQFGPKFRHMHLNLHRIIGKVYVMSVIISSIAGIYIGFYANGNAVSATGFIFLGLIWLITTLTAVAQIRKGHILNHQQLMTYSFACAFAAVTLRLWYPLLVKITEDPSFSYMIVAWLCWVPNLIVANFINKKMQNITSPKNG is encoded by the coding sequence ATGAAAAAATTATTGTTCTTAATTATCTGTCTTTTTGCGCTATTAATCGGAACTTATCCTATCATTTATGTCTTTGTGGATCATAAAAATACTTTTCTGAATTCTAAATCTTCAGAAGTATTAGGTAATATAGTCTGGAAATCTGCTTTTTTTGCGCATATTATTTTCGGAGGTATTTCTCTTTTTATAGGATGGCGACAATTTGGCCCTAAGTTCAGACATATGCACTTGAACTTGCACAGAATCATCGGAAAAGTGTATGTGATGTCTGTAATCATCAGTTCGATAGCGGGTATTTATATAGGCTTTTATGCTAATGGCAATGCTGTATCAGCTACCGGATTTATTTTTCTGGGCCTAATCTGGCTTATTACTACTCTTACAGCGGTTGCACAGATCAGAAAAGGCCATATACTAAACCATCAGCAGTTAATGACCTATAGTTTTGCCTGTGCGTTTGCAGCTGTTACACTCCGGTTGTGGTATCCGTTGTTAGTAAAAATTACGGAAGACCCTTCTTTCTCTTATATGATTGTAGCCTGGCTGTGCTGGGTTCCCAATCTCATAGTGGCTAATTTTATTAATAAAAAAATGCAAAATATAACCAGCCCTAAAAACGGATAG
- a CDS encoding helix-turn-helix domain-containing protein — protein VLPENQKFTIFALALESGFNSKTSFNRNFKKYMHCSPREFLK, from the coding sequence TGTCCTTCCAGAAAATCAGAAATTCACCATTTTCGCGTTAGCCTTGGAAAGTGGATTTAATTCCAAGACTTCATTTAATAGAAATTTTAAAAAATATATGCACTGCTCACCCAGAGAATTTTTAAAATAA